The Penaeus chinensis breed Huanghai No. 1 chromosome 21, ASM1920278v2, whole genome shotgun sequence genome has a window encoding:
- the LOC125036528 gene encoding endocuticle structural glycoprotein SgAbd-2-like isoform X2, whose translation MARFTLCTIFLVSALMASRVAADTGYPAPPPEYAPHIPILKDDRTQNSYGEYTFDFQSGNGIARQEAGSQNDGQVSQGGWTYTSPEGEQVEIIFVADHGGYQPQGAVLPVAPPLPYTRTGHGH comes from the exons ATGGCACGATTCACCCTTTGCACT ATCTTTTTGGTGTCGGCTCTGATGGCGAGCAGAGTGGCAGCAGACACTGGTTATCCAGCTCCTCCCCCCGAATACGCCCCGCACATTCCCATCCTGAAGGACGACAGAACACAGAACAGCTACGGAGAATATACTTTTGATTTCCAGTCTGGTAATGGGATCGCGCGGCAGGAGGCCGGCAGTCAGAATGACGGCCAAGTCTCCCAGGGCGGCTGGAC CTACACATCTCCCGAGGGGGAACAAGTGGAGATCATCTTCGTGGCTGACCATGGAGGATACCAACCCCAGGGGGCAGTACTCCCAGTGGCCCCACCACTTCCCTACACCCGCACGGGACACGGTCATTAA
- the LOC125036528 gene encoding cuticle protein CP14.6-like isoform X1 → MTRKSEIRTIKVIASVRTDRIPFISYSHLYISLQIFLVSALMASRVAADTGYPAPPPEYAPHIPILKDDRTQNSYGEYTFDFQSGNGIARQEAGSQNDGQVSQGGWTYTSPEGEQVEIIFVADHGGYQPQGAVLPVAPPLPYTRTGHGH, encoded by the exons ATGACTAGAAAGAGCGAGATACGCACAATAAAAGTCATTGCTAGTGTTAGGACAGACAGGATCCCATTCATATCATATTCACATCTCTACATCTCCCTCCAGATCTTTTTGGTGTCGGCTCTGATGGCGAGCAGAGTGGCAGCAGACACTGGTTATCCAGCTCCTCCCCCCGAATACGCCCCGCACATTCCCATCCTGAAGGACGACAGAACACAGAACAGCTACGGAGAATATACTTTTGATTTCCAGTCTGGTAATGGGATCGCGCGGCAGGAGGCCGGCAGTCAGAATGACGGCCAAGTCTCCCAGGGCGGCTGGAC CTACACATCTCCCGAGGGGGAACAAGTGGAGATCATCTTCGTGGCTGACCATGGAGGATACCAACCCCAGGGGGCAGTACTCCCAGTGGCCCCACCACTTCCCTACACCCGCACGGGACACGGTCATTAA